In Hamadaea flava, a genomic segment contains:
- a CDS encoding SCO7613 C-terminal domain-containing membrane protein has translation MEQSPCSMCGRLRDPLQRCPHCGNTAEVLEAELARVNKAISDLNTQDMGLVSQRKKLSQQLQAAMHQRNLLSHAVQKQQAKAQAPRQRRFGRKSAEPAAAPTTPQTTPTTSATQTTSPGQKAAPGRPSGGTPSRPPGAATSRPAGAAAGGRPPGAPRQRVAPLQTPPPETSPRTVQNVLLVLGGLMIGVAAVVYAAFASGLRAGGGLLVLSLVTVAMLVSAFLLIRVRLVSTAETLTTVGLLLLPVDGYLLAQLPPIATAAASWSQIAGAVFAVTALVSLVIHRVTLLSSARYGVVLFFQPVLPLLAYDWIKGPAGLALIFAVLALGNAMVARAVELSHREPLQIGGEHPIRHPQVLEGAWSSFWLRELAWGLHGVAVLAGVSYGLVATWQATDAPSAARGGAMLLLSCAVGLLGALMLRTKPLPDVAAGALTLAWIVVAGRVAALAAPGQTLLVLAGALVVTGLAIRVIPASARRGPQIASTVAVAAVGAFVLGQALRAALGPIRAGLPIWSGRTPEEYQAILHSAGSGAGPSLVGTVALAAVAAGLALPPSFRREVAVGGAALAGLAAPASLLLTPSATLWVLTAVAIGIAAVGIGVGSVQVSSRPERPLTSDVEEEEPPPVQPDPRSQNVFTRFLAPRSGKLADQWFGAPEPQRAIPGGGLGATTPRSARAHAIAAAAVGLVAILASLNAPGASAGVLAAITSAGVILALAQRVLPTPEARAGRPVPRRPVTQIIGDTCAGAAAFAAPSAVAATIVTLAPGVLPSVPLIAAALTASGTLGYVAIRQVAHREIGLPIAIGSGLGALVITLATFGAEGAGFADTLVATLLLVAAVLLILSSSIDTGIRADRMYDGADYAAAMVVAGAIAAVTRGVSLVLPDSWLVAAALMVLAAAAGIRSMPPDWRRGPVLGASAAGLVVLLIAGYPALIGGLQAVTVEGGLWSGDLASTAVTESELGWQGPLALLALAGAAAIGMPRPRNYDAAAVCVGLATVGTPAALHWQWWSPVVLGLLIAAAYAISAPVAKDPRAGYARIAVAIALAFYAVGAALVRPWTTAAALGVLGLVSLVVLALAAYQNADMAPGDRRTSHLGTVGGIGAVGVLLAAPAAVAVLAYMVHGGRSDTRQIVLTAALATVSVGLALAGAARNVIAGYLGWVTVGVSVAGTAIAIGEVTGPRPTGVFAATAVLLAVLSELLRAPTVTRERPLSRLWSQARDRWRLPDYPAAGAFAAAALPALLAIVALWPLLVAALTKPFQTIGHIWEGVPEATANAASATGPSAALTALLLTAAAGLAAIGFGGGANRAVARVTPVFALALLIIPYAMRLSWNSAVLAGLTVFTVCMLGVALTEPPTEAESDRSLRTARVAIVLMGLIGGNAGLAGALATPEMTIFTFGGAVAVGATAALGGKTQLARILGWLGAAVAGELFMMSISLHLGLTRFWTALGVLAVGAVLIIGAALLPRFAKREARPEAAAVEWAGQFAALIALALALESPVTVGVLLAAWSAVLGIAAGRPTHTENQRRAYFWASAGSAIAAWWLFAQNAQVAQPEAYTLPFALVVLLVGAIELRRRPDLGSRAAFTPGLVAAFGPTLVLVLVKTDPVREGILLVAAVATVIYGSMKRERAPIEVGTIVAIITALHALTLAFSAWVIMIPLGILALVLGANSERRRRLSEGLQKMR, from the coding sequence TTGGAACAGTCCCCATGCTCGATGTGTGGCAGGCTGCGGGATCCCCTCCAGCGCTGCCCGCACTGCGGCAACACCGCCGAAGTGCTGGAGGCCGAGCTCGCCAGGGTCAACAAGGCGATCTCCGACCTGAACACGCAGGACATGGGGCTGGTCTCCCAGCGCAAGAAGCTGAGCCAGCAGCTCCAGGCCGCGATGCACCAGCGCAACCTGCTGTCGCATGCCGTCCAGAAGCAGCAGGCCAAGGCGCAGGCTCCGCGCCAGCGGCGCTTCGGGCGCAAGTCCGCGGAGCCGGCCGCCGCGCCCACTACGCCCCAGACGACCCCGACCACCTCGGCGACCCAGACGACTTCGCCAGGGCAGAAGGCTGCGCCTGGTCGCCCATCCGGTGGTACGCCCAGCCGCCCACCCGGCGCGGCGACTTCGCGCCCGGCCGGGGCCGCCGCCGGCGGCCGTCCGCCGGGTGCTCCCCGGCAGCGGGTCGCGCCGTTGCAGACCCCGCCGCCGGAGACCTCGCCGCGTACGGTGCAGAACGTTCTGCTGGTCCTGGGTGGACTGATGATCGGCGTCGCCGCCGTCGTGTACGCCGCCTTCGCCAGCGGTCTGCGCGCCGGGGGCGGCCTGCTCGTCCTCAGCCTCGTCACGGTCGCCATGCTCGTCTCGGCGTTCCTGCTCATCCGCGTACGCCTGGTGTCGACGGCGGAGACGCTGACCACGGTCGGGCTGCTGCTCCTGCCGGTGGACGGATACCTCCTGGCCCAGCTGCCCCCGATCGCCACCGCGGCGGCGTCCTGGTCGCAGATCGCCGGAGCGGTGTTCGCCGTCACCGCCCTCGTCTCTCTCGTGATCCACCGCGTCACCCTGCTCAGTTCGGCTCGGTACGGCGTCGTGCTGTTCTTCCAGCCCGTGTTGCCGCTTCTGGCGTACGACTGGATCAAAGGCCCAGCCGGCCTGGCGCTGATCTTCGCCGTCCTGGCCTTGGGCAACGCGATGGTCGCGCGGGCAGTAGAGCTGTCGCACCGCGAGCCGCTCCAGATCGGCGGCGAGCACCCGATCCGCCACCCGCAGGTGCTGGAGGGCGCGTGGTCGAGTTTCTGGCTGCGCGAGCTGGCCTGGGGCCTGCACGGCGTGGCCGTGCTGGCCGGTGTCTCCTATGGACTGGTGGCCACCTGGCAGGCGACCGACGCGCCATCGGCCGCGCGCGGTGGGGCGATGCTGCTGCTCTCGTGCGCGGTCGGGCTGCTCGGCGCGCTGATGCTGCGGACCAAGCCGTTGCCGGACGTCGCCGCCGGTGCGCTGACGCTCGCCTGGATCGTCGTGGCGGGCCGGGTGGCGGCACTGGCCGCGCCGGGGCAGACGCTGCTCGTGCTGGCGGGCGCGCTGGTGGTGACTGGACTGGCGATCCGGGTGATCCCGGCGTCGGCGCGACGCGGACCGCAGATCGCGTCCACAGTGGCCGTAGCCGCCGTCGGCGCGTTCGTTCTGGGTCAGGCGCTGCGCGCCGCGCTCGGGCCGATCCGCGCGGGTCTGCCGATCTGGAGTGGCCGTACGCCGGAGGAGTACCAGGCGATCCTGCACAGTGCCGGTTCGGGCGCGGGCCCGTCGCTGGTAGGGACGGTCGCGCTCGCCGCCGTCGCGGCCGGGCTGGCCTTGCCGCCGTCGTTCCGTCGCGAGGTCGCGGTGGGCGGAGCGGCCCTGGCCGGGCTGGCCGCGCCAGCGTCGCTGCTGCTGACCCCGTCGGCCACGCTGTGGGTGCTGACGGCCGTCGCGATCGGCATCGCGGCGGTCGGCATCGGAGTCGGATCAGTGCAGGTGTCGTCCCGGCCCGAGCGACCGCTGACATCCGATGTGGAGGAAGAGGAGCCGCCGCCGGTTCAGCCGGATCCGCGCTCCCAGAACGTGTTCACCCGGTTCCTCGCACCGCGGAGCGGGAAGTTGGCGGACCAATGGTTCGGCGCGCCCGAACCGCAGCGGGCGATTCCGGGCGGTGGGCTCGGCGCGACGACCCCACGGTCCGCTCGGGCGCACGCGATCGCAGCAGCGGCGGTCGGCCTGGTGGCGATCCTCGCCTCGCTGAACGCGCCGGGCGCGTCGGCCGGAGTGCTCGCCGCGATCACGTCTGCCGGGGTGATCCTCGCGCTCGCGCAGCGAGTCCTGCCGACCCCGGAGGCGCGGGCCGGCCGGCCGGTGCCACGCCGGCCGGTCACCCAGATCATCGGCGACACCTGCGCCGGAGCCGCGGCCTTCGCCGCGCCGTCTGCCGTCGCCGCCACCATCGTCACGCTGGCGCCGGGCGTACTGCCGTCGGTGCCGCTGATCGCGGCGGCGCTCACCGCCAGCGGCACCCTCGGCTACGTCGCGATCCGTCAGGTGGCACACCGCGAGATCGGCCTGCCGATCGCGATCGGCAGCGGCCTCGGCGCGCTGGTCATCACGCTGGCGACGTTCGGAGCCGAGGGCGCCGGGTTCGCCGACACGCTGGTCGCGACCTTACTGCTGGTCGCGGCGGTGCTGTTGATCCTGAGTTCGTCGATCGACACCGGCATCCGGGCCGACCGCATGTACGACGGGGCCGACTACGCCGCCGCCATGGTGGTCGCGGGCGCGATCGCGGCGGTCACCCGCGGGGTGTCCCTCGTCTTACCGGACAGCTGGCTGGTCGCCGCGGCATTGATGGTCCTCGCGGCGGCGGCCGGAATCCGGTCGATGCCACCGGACTGGCGGCGCGGGCCGGTGCTCGGCGCCAGCGCGGCGGGCCTGGTGGTGCTGCTGATCGCGGGGTACCCGGCGCTGATCGGCGGGCTCCAAGCCGTCACCGTCGAAGGTGGACTGTGGAGCGGTGATCTCGCCTCGACCGCGGTGACCGAGTCGGAGCTGGGCTGGCAGGGGCCGCTCGCGCTGCTCGCGCTCGCGGGCGCGGCGGCCATCGGAATGCCCCGGCCCCGCAACTACGACGCCGCGGCCGTCTGCGTCGGCCTGGCCACCGTCGGCACCCCGGCCGCATTGCACTGGCAGTGGTGGTCCCCAGTCGTCCTCGGGCTGCTCATCGCGGCCGCGTACGCGATCTCGGCGCCGGTCGCCAAGGACCCCCGAGCCGGGTACGCCCGGATCGCGGTCGCCATCGCGCTCGCGTTCTACGCCGTCGGGGCGGCGCTCGTACGCCCCTGGACGACGGCGGCGGCGTTGGGCGTACTGGGGTTGGTGAGCCTGGTCGTCCTGGCGTTGGCGGCGTATCAGAACGCGGACATGGCGCCGGGCGACCGCCGGACGTCGCACCTCGGCACGGTCGGCGGCATCGGCGCGGTCGGCGTCCTGCTCGCCGCCCCGGCGGCGGTCGCGGTCCTGGCGTACATGGTCCACGGGGGACGGTCCGACACCCGGCAGATCGTGCTGACCGCCGCCCTCGCGACCGTCTCAGTAGGACTCGCGCTGGCCGGTGCGGCCCGGAACGTCATCGCCGGTTACCTCGGCTGGGTCACCGTCGGCGTCAGCGTCGCGGGGACCGCCATCGCGATCGGCGAGGTGACCGGTCCGCGGCCCACCGGCGTCTTCGCCGCCACGGCGGTATTGCTGGCGGTTCTGTCCGAACTGTTGCGTGCGCCCACCGTCACCCGGGAACGCCCGCTGTCGAGGCTCTGGAGCCAGGCGCGCGACCGCTGGCGGCTGCCCGACTATCCGGCCGCCGGCGCGTTCGCCGCCGCGGCGCTCCCGGCCCTGCTCGCGATCGTCGCGCTCTGGCCGCTACTCGTGGCCGCGCTCACCAAACCGTTCCAGACCATCGGGCACATCTGGGAGGGCGTACCGGAGGCCACCGCGAACGCGGCGTCCGCGACCGGTCCCAGCGCCGCGCTGACCGCCCTGCTGCTCACCGCCGCCGCCGGCCTGGCCGCGATCGGCTTCGGCGGCGGGGCCAACCGTGCCGTCGCCCGGGTCACGCCGGTCTTCGCGCTGGCACTGCTCATCATCCCGTACGCCATGCGCCTGAGCTGGAATTCGGCGGTCCTCGCGGGGCTGACCGTGTTCACCGTGTGCATGCTGGGCGTAGCGCTCACCGAACCGCCCACCGAGGCGGAGAGCGACCGCTCCCTGCGTACGGCGCGCGTGGCGATCGTCCTCATGGGACTGATCGGCGGGAATGCCGGGCTCGCCGGTGCGCTGGCGACCCCGGAGATGACGATCTTCACCTTCGGCGGCGCGGTCGCCGTCGGTGCGACCGCCGCGCTCGGCGGGAAGACGCAGCTGGCCCGCATCCTGGGCTGGCTCGGTGCGGCCGTCGCGGGCGAGCTGTTCATGATGTCGATCAGCCTGCACCTGGGACTCACCCGGTTCTGGACGGCGCTCGGCGTACTCGCCGTCGGTGCGGTCCTCATCATCGGCGCGGCGCTGCTGCCCCGGTTCGCCAAGCGGGAAGCCCGGCCCGAGGCCGCCGCGGTCGAATGGGCGGGCCAGTTCGCGGCGCTCATCGCGCTCGCGCTCGCCCTGGAGTCACCCGTCACCGTCGGAGTCCTCCTCGCGGCGTGGAGCGCCGTCCTCGGCATCGCCGCGGGCCGCCCGACACACACCGAGAACCAGCGGCGGGCGTACTTCTGGGCCAGCGCGGGTTCGGCGATCGCCGCGTGGTGGTTGTTCGCACAGAACGCTCAGGTGGCGCAGCCAGAGGCGTACACGTTGCCGTTCGCCCTGGTCGTGCTGCTCGTGGGGGCGATCGAGCTGCGGCGGCGGCCGGACCTGGGCTCGCGGGCGGCCTTCACCCCGGGGCTGGTCGCGGCCTTCGGGCCGACCCTCGTCCTGGTGCTGGTGAAGACCGACCCCGTCCGGGAGGGCATCCTCCTGGTGGCGGCGGTGGCGACCGTCATCTACGGCTCGATGAAACGCGAACGGGCCCCGATCGAGGTCGGCACGATCGTCGCGATCATCACCGCCCTGCATGCGCTGACGCTGGCCTTCAGCGCCTGGGTCATCATGATCCCGCTCGGCATCCTCGCCCTGGTGCTGGGCGCCAACAGCGAGCGCCGCCGACGCCTCAGCGAAGGCCTCCAAAAGATGCGCTAG
- a CDS encoding acetoacetate--CoA ligase, whose protein sequence is MTTILWRPPADVRQTSRIGDYLRWLSAGQAWEFEAYADVWQWSVDDLPGFWRSIWDYFDVVAHSEPTEILSGGYTMGAPFGPGTPFGPTGTWFPGARLNYAENVLRMPGVAGDAPIVLGRSQSREPIEYTADQLRDQVRRAAAGLRRLGVEPGDRVAAYLPNVPEALVLLLATASLGAIFTSCAPEFGTRSVTDRWTQISPVVLVAVDGYRYGDKLVDRRAEVAGIRAALPSVRATVGLDYAGQGLNADLSWAELTADTDEPLSFTPVAFDEPLYILYSSGTTGLPKPIVHGHGGILLEHLKMLALHHDLGPGDRMFWFSTTGWMMWNYLVSAPAVGSAIVMFDGNPGWPDLGALWRMAEQTQTTFFGTSAPFLLACRKAGLSPKDEADLSRLKGLGSTGAPLPPEGFRWVYSDVSDTLQLQSLSGGTDVCTGFVGSTPLNPVYEGEIAARCLGSRVEAYDPTGHPVLGELGELVISAPMPSMPVGFWGDDDGSRYREAYFDVFPGVWRHGDWVTITDHGSCVITGRSDATLNRGGVRLGTAEFYSVVEALDEVVDSVVVHLEDTEGGAGELLLFVVLSDGLELDDALRAKIARELRTALSPRHIPDAIYQVTAAPRTLSGKKLEVPVKRILTGTPVDRAAAKGALANPESLSAFEKLARDRPH, encoded by the coding sequence ATGACCACGATCCTGTGGCGGCCGCCTGCGGACGTCCGGCAGACGTCCCGGATCGGCGACTATCTGCGGTGGCTGTCGGCCGGGCAGGCCTGGGAGTTCGAGGCGTACGCGGATGTGTGGCAGTGGTCTGTCGACGATCTGCCCGGGTTCTGGCGGTCGATCTGGGACTACTTCGACGTCGTGGCCCACAGCGAACCCACCGAGATCCTGTCGGGCGGCTACACCATGGGCGCTCCCTTCGGCCCCGGTACGCCGTTCGGCCCGACCGGGACGTGGTTCCCGGGCGCCCGGCTGAACTATGCGGAGAACGTCCTGCGGATGCCGGGTGTGGCCGGCGACGCCCCGATCGTCCTGGGGCGGTCCCAGAGCCGCGAGCCGATCGAATACACCGCCGACCAGCTCCGTGACCAGGTCCGCCGGGCCGCCGCCGGGTTGCGCCGACTGGGCGTCGAACCCGGTGACCGCGTGGCCGCGTACCTGCCGAATGTGCCGGAGGCGCTCGTCCTGCTGTTGGCGACCGCGAGTCTGGGGGCGATCTTCACCTCGTGTGCGCCGGAGTTCGGCACGCGGAGCGTGACCGATCGATGGACCCAGATCTCGCCGGTGGTGCTCGTGGCGGTGGACGGCTACCGCTATGGCGACAAGCTCGTGGATCGCCGGGCCGAGGTGGCCGGGATTCGCGCCGCCCTCCCGTCGGTACGCGCCACCGTCGGGCTCGACTACGCCGGCCAGGGCCTGAACGCCGATCTGAGCTGGGCCGAGCTGACCGCCGACACCGACGAGCCGCTGAGCTTCACCCCGGTCGCGTTCGACGAGCCGCTCTACATCCTCTACTCGTCCGGCACGACCGGGCTGCCGAAGCCGATCGTCCACGGGCACGGCGGCATCCTGCTGGAGCATCTCAAGATGCTGGCGCTGCACCACGATCTCGGTCCAGGCGACCGGATGTTCTGGTTCAGCACGACCGGCTGGATGATGTGGAACTACCTGGTCTCCGCCCCGGCGGTCGGCTCCGCCATCGTGATGTTCGACGGCAACCCCGGCTGGCCCGATCTCGGCGCGCTCTGGCGCATGGCGGAGCAGACTCAGACGACGTTCTTCGGCACGTCCGCCCCGTTCCTGCTGGCCTGCCGCAAGGCCGGGCTGTCGCCGAAGGACGAAGCGGACCTGAGCCGGCTCAAGGGACTCGGCTCGACCGGCGCCCCGCTCCCGCCTGAGGGCTTCCGCTGGGTCTACTCCGACGTGTCCGACACGCTCCAGTTGCAGTCGTTGTCCGGAGGCACCGACGTCTGCACCGGCTTCGTCGGCAGCACGCCGCTCAACCCGGTCTACGAGGGCGAGATCGCGGCGCGCTGCCTCGGGTCGCGGGTCGAGGCGTACGACCCGACGGGGCATCCGGTGCTCGGCGAGCTGGGTGAACTGGTGATCTCCGCGCCGATGCCGAGCATGCCGGTCGGGTTCTGGGGTGACGACGACGGCAGCCGCTACCGGGAGGCGTACTTCGACGTCTTCCCCGGCGTGTGGCGGCACGGCGACTGGGTCACCATCACCGACCACGGCAGTTGCGTCATCACGGGGCGCTCCGACGCCACCCTCAACCGCGGCGGGGTCCGGCTCGGCACGGCCGAGTTCTACTCCGTGGTCGAGGCGCTGGACGAGGTCGTCGACTCGGTCGTGGTCCATCTCGAGGACACCGAGGGCGGTGCGGGCGAACTGCTGCTCTTCGTCGTGCTCTCGGACGGCTTGGAGCTGGACGACGCGCTGCGCGCCAAGATCGCGCGCGAGCTGCGTACCGCGCTCTCGCCCCGACACATTCCGGACGCGATCTACCAGGTCACAGCCGCGCCGCGCACCCTGTCCGGGAAGAAGCTCGAGGTCCCGGTCAAACGCATCCTCACTGGTACGCCGGTCGACCGCGCGGCGGCGAAGGGTGCGTTGGCCAACCCCGAGTCGCTGAGCGCGTTCGAGAAGCTCGCCCGCGACCGCCCCCACTGA